One part of the Gallaecimonas xiamenensis 3-C-1 genome encodes these proteins:
- the hutC gene encoding histidine utilization repressor, with protein sequence MSKFVPIRQWLLDSIDAGNLGPGDAVPSENQLAERFGVSRMTARRALTELVDNGMLERRQGQGTFVAELKAQSALLTIRNIADEIAGRGHHYQAEVVSLKALPCPADVAKLLGLSPGSQVGYSKILHAENSAPIQLEERYVNLELAPAYLAQDFEQHTPHEYLSAVAPLTAAHHWVEAVAADPAQAGLLDVAEHSPLLKLTRLTASRQGAVSLARLYHPSHYRLGGQIPMTLGESL encoded by the coding sequence ATGAGCAAGTTTGTGCCCATACGCCAATGGCTGCTGGACAGCATAGACGCCGGCAACCTTGGCCCGGGGGACGCCGTGCCGTCCGAGAACCAGTTGGCCGAGCGTTTTGGGGTGTCGCGGATGACCGCCCGCCGGGCCCTTACCGAACTGGTGGACAACGGCATGCTGGAGCGCCGCCAGGGCCAGGGCACCTTCGTGGCCGAACTCAAGGCCCAGAGCGCCCTGTTGACCATCCGCAATATCGCCGACGAGATCGCCGGCCGTGGCCACCACTACCAGGCCGAGGTGGTCAGCCTCAAGGCGCTGCCCTGCCCGGCGGACGTGGCCAAGCTGCTGGGCCTGAGCCCCGGCAGCCAGGTGGGCTATTCGAAGATTCTGCACGCCGAGAACAGCGCTCCCATCCAGCTGGAGGAGCGCTACGTCAACCTGGAGCTGGCCCCGGCCTACCTGGCCCAGGACTTTGAACAGCACACGCCCCACGAATACCTCAGCGCCGTGGCGCCCCTGACCGCCGCCCACCACTGGGTGGAAGCGGTGGCCGCCGATCCGGCCCAGGCCGGGCTGCTGGACGTAGCCGAGCACAGCCCGCTGTTAAAACTCACCCGGCTGACCGCCTCCCGCCAGGGTGCGGTCAGCCTGGCCCGCCTTTACCACCCCAGCCACTACAGGCTGGGGGGACAAATACCAATGACATTGGGGGAATCCTTATGA